CAATAAACTATTCATCCAGCGTGGTATTACGGAGGTGGATTTCAGTGGATACTTGATCAAGGTGATAACATTGATTTGATCCATCAAATGGCCTGGCAAAAGGCAAGATGCTGTATATTGCAGTAGTTATAAGTTATTACATTGTAACAGGAACCCTTAGAGCCATTTAACAttaatattgtttgattttgttttgatATATGAGAATAAATTATTAATCTCAGTAAAGGACATGGTAAAACTATGACATGGGAATTCTAAATTCTACTTGTAGCAACTGAATCACTTCTGCAAAACCAATACATTATCATAACATGATTTAATGTCCTTTTCAAGAGCCACTTTGTGTTGACAGTAAACAGATAACTCACAAAACTGCTATACTGCTCTTAGAAGTCTTCTTATTATACTAGTTTGCTTGGAGTTCATCCATGCAGAGTTGGAGCCCTTGTAGCGTAGTGGACAAAACAATTTTTGAGGTTACATAGATGTCCACTCAGTCGTCCATTTAGCATACATACTCAGATGATGAAAATTATGTCACTCAGACTCTTGCATACAACATGCACAAAAAGTATAACGCTGTCCTTGGTCTCCTTGCAGTACCCTTTAATGCCAGCAGGTGGCAGATGGTCACCAAGCAGCAAACATCCGCCACTGAAGTCCCTCCACTTCTTCACAGCAATGCAGGATGCATACTTTTAAATTTCCGCAATATACACAACCCACCGCTTTATAAACCTAGGTAAATAACCTGCACCTGGGTTCCCAAACATTGCTCACATTCAGGCCAGGAATGTGAAGTTGAGTGTGGCTGGAGAGGCAGAGTGGTAGAGGGCCAGGGGGCTCAGCTGTGCAGGCTCAGTCTGCCGTTGTCTGACTGCCCTTTGAAGCGACAGCTAGCGAAGCTGACTCACACAGTCATGCGGCAGCTGCAGGACAGTGGGACTTTGCATGCGAAGGCCAAGACCTCAAAGAAATCGtcagcctttaaaaaaaaaaataattaaaaaaaaagcctgtGGCTCCGCTtatacaacaaaacaaatcagtgaaTAAGAAACCCCAGTGTTGAGATTTACGAAGCCAATTATCTCAAGACTATTTCGTAGTGCTGACGAGAATATGATTGTTCTCATTAGCACTGAGAACCTTCTATAAGTGGCTgacataaacaaacagcatCTGGGGGCCTCCCTGATAATTATACCTCTGAACCTGAGCGAGCAGGCAGGCACTGTTATTATCCTAGCCTGACTAGCCCTGGCTTAATTAACAATTCTATGTTATTGTGTACATTGGTAATCCGCACTGCGGCCCGTCCTCAGAGGATAATGACTTGGGCTCCTGCCAGCTCGTGCTTCTGGTCATTTCATCTTGTCCACCGAGAGCCTGTTCGGTTTGTCAATGTCGTTTCCAAAGCCCGCTGGGTTGCTGATTTTGTGCAGATGTAATCTGTGTCCcttcaaccctctctctccctctttctctctctttctctctctctctctctccttctctgcctccctctcttcttctctctgctcATTGTCACACAACACTCACTCCTGCAAAGGTGAGTGCTTATTTTCATGAGAACCTATAAGTGGTTTAGGTTGACCCATAACAGACAAGAGGGAGAGCCATGGAAAGTTCATTAACAGGATAATTTAACAAGAGGTGTTAACTCGGATGAGCTCTGAAGTGTTTCTAATTTACAAAGAGGTTTTAACTCCGATGAAGTCAGAGACACTGGAGTGTTATAATGTTAGCTGTGGCTGGGTTGAATAAATACAACCTTAAAAATTGGCATTTAATACTGAAAATTGCCACTGAACATCAGGTTAAATGTTCATGGGAATGTCTATTGAAATTAGCAATGCCAACTCCAGTTACTGTAAAAACAACAAATCAATACCTGGCTGATTAATAGACAAGATCAAGTCTCAAGAGtagttatactgtatgtgtgaagtgtttaacatttatattttgagaaatgtgaTTGTAGTATATTTGAATACACTCTAAAGTACATCATGACTCCATAAATTCATGTGggattgttgttgtggttgtgtttgatGCTTTTGAGCGGACTAGTTGGTCATTCCTTACCTGGTGCTGTCTTTCCTGGGAGAACTAATTTGGCGGGGAGGCTGTTGGTCTTCTGCTTGTGGCTTGCAGCAGGTTGGGGTCGGACGCACCGCGTCTGGCGCTGCCTCTTcagctcctcctctctctcctgggcAGCTCGGATCTCCTCCTCGATCATGGACAGGGTCCGCTGCTTGCGGGAGCGCAGCTTAAAGGGTCCCGCGGTCACCTCCACGTCCTGGTTCTTCAGCACGGACGCTGTGCTTCTCAGCTCTGCAGCCTCTGAGTACTTGCTGAAGTAGCTAAACTCCTGCTTCTCactgggaggtggggagggacTGGGCGGCTTGTATGGACCCACGTTTGTCGGACCAGAAGCAGGAGTCTCTGAGTACTTGCTGAAGTAGCTGAACTCCTGCTTCTCactgggaggtggggagggacTGGGCGACTTGTATGGGCCCACGTGTGTCGGACCAGGAGCAGGAGTCTCTGAGTACTTGCTGAAGTAGCTGAACTCCTGCTTCTCGCTGGGAGGTGGGGAAGGACTGGGCGGCTTGTATGGGCCCACGTGTGTCGGACCAGCAGCatgagcaggagcaggagcaggagcaggagtagGAGCAGGAGTATGAGCAGGAGTAGGGCTACTAGGCATGCTGGAGACCCTGGGGGCACTAGGGACGGTGATCGTAGGAGAGGTGGCtgcacttctcttctcttccacgGGGGTTGGCACTCTGGGAGAAGCGGTGGGTGCAGGcacaggagagactggaggTTCCCGAGGTTGCGGAGCAGGCTCGACCACCTCGACACGTCGCTCTGGGATCGGGGACGACTGCTGGGTGGCCTGTCTCGGCTCCCACTCATCGTTCTGCTGGGCGATAGCCTGCTCAATGGCAGACTGCACCAGGACTCCGGCATGGTACTCCAGCTCCTCTTCGGTCAGACTGTCCACTTggtaagagagagacacactgtGGTTGTCCGGCGATTTGGTGCCCTTCTCTGACTTCCCGTTGATGGGCGTGGTGGCCATTGGGGTGGAGGGAAAGGAGTAGTCTCCCAGAGAGTTCTCCAGGTAGGCACTCATGGTCTCGTTAGATGCTCCGCTGTCGCTCACGTTGTCCATGCTGAAGTCGTTGGATAGAGTCTCCAGAACGGTCGTGTCCTGTGAACGCACGGACAGGTCGTCCAGCCCTGAGTCGATCTCCTCTGGGTGGTACGAGCTGTTTGAGGATCGCTGCACTTGGAACATTTCGGGCTCTTCATCCTTCACCAAAGTCATGACAGCGTGGGCACAGGTGAAGTCACTTTCCTCGTTCCAGGCTTTCACACTgtcctttctctcattctctgccaTGCTTTGCGAGGGCGAATCTCCTGGGCTGCAGAAAATCCTTTCGGTTTTTACCGTCGTCACATCACAGCGTTCATCCAGGCCGTGTGACCCCTGGCTGGTGATGGTGACGTAACCTCCGGGCCTTTCGACGTGTGCGACCTCTGACACTCGGGAGAACGGCTTGGCAGAGTACAACTGCGGAGCGACTCCTCGCTTCGGGCCTGCGGCCGGCTGCTTCGTGTGCTCCATCTGCAGAAACTGCTTCCGAGCCGCTGAAAAGTCCACCTGCTCTGTCACAATGTCCTCTTTGCTCACAGGCTCTGGTGGAGGGGTGTAGGAGGACGTTGGGCTCGGGGCAGTTGGATTTGGGGACGCCTGCGTGGCGCGGCTGGACTCCATCTTCCTCTGCTTCCTCTCCTCGTACTTCCTGTGCGACTCCAGCTTTTCTGGGTCCAGTTCCTCCTCCAGGGTCCTCTCTTGAGGAGGGTTCCACCACTTTGCGGCGATCCCCGGGTTCTTCTTGACTGCCTGGCCGCGGATCAGCTCCAGGCGTTCCTTCTCGAGTTCAGCGATCTCCTCGGACGGCCGGACCTTCTTCACGCGGATCTCCTTCTCCGCCGGAGCGTCGAAGAGCTTTGACGGCTTCTTCTCCTCCTGGAAACTGCGCAGCTCGAAGCGTGCTTCTTTTTTGATGGTCGTCAGCGGCTGCTTCCCAAGCATCTTGTCATCCTGAGTGACCACAACTGAGTGCCCGTTCGGTTTGGTGTTGTCCCTGTCTTCACCCACAAAAGTGCTCTGCATTCTTCTCTCCACTACAACCCCATGATTAGTTGGCGGTGACGCGTCAGATACTTCGACTGAGGGCCCGTTGCCGTCAACATTGATCGATCGTGGCTCAGGGGAAGAGGTTCCGTTCGAAGTCATGTCCACCGCAGGGTCACAACAGTTTGCCTCAAGGACTTCATCAAGGTAACGGATCTCCTGAGCCACCTCTGTGTCCATGGTTTGGCCCTGGTGTGCCGTGCCATTCTGGCCTGCGCCGGTGTGGCAGTTCTGGCTCTCGCTCTGGGTCTCCAGCTCCATGTTGTCCTTGCCTCCAGATATCACGCTTACAGAGTCTAAGAAACTGACACTCTTTaggttcctctctctcttcagctcaCTGTCATCCTCTGGGGGTTTGGAGGATTTCTGcaagacacagagaagagaaaagaaaagaaagagagaatttgAAATGAGTTCAGTGTTAGAAAGCGCCTTGCTATTCTGGGCACATCCACAGACATAGTCTTTTCATCTCTTCGGGAAGTAAACTTCCCTGGGAGTTCACCACTTGTGCAAACCCTCTTTACCACGCTGTTcgaaaacactcacacataaatgCTGTTTACATAATTTGTACGCAAGAGAGCCACACACAGGATAGGTGGAATCATTGTGTGGGACTATCATGCATAATACAGGAATTGCACATGATAAGAGGGTGAGGATCGTGGCCATGTCGAACTCTGAACCGAGCGATATGATCCGGGTGGTTAATAATGCAAACAGCCCTGTGGTTTGTACCCTGGTCTCTGGTGGCCATTGACTGCTCCACACCACATTCACTATGAGCAGCtgagagcctctctctctctctctctctctctctgtctctctttctctctctctctctccctcgcctcATGGACAAAGCAACGAAAATCCATTCAGTCAAAACACGTTGTTAATAATTTAGATAAATCCACTCAATGAATCAAATGGAACAAAACCACCAAACAGTGTAAAATGCTGTATTAatataacaaacaacacaagttcACTCGGATATTTTTGGAGTTTTCAAGAAAACTCAAAAAAGCTATAGTTTCAGCCTTACTCTTATTGCTCCTCTGGTAGGCCTCTGTATTGTCCCAACCAGACTCAGTAGTGCTAACTAGGCTACGGCAAGCCGAGGAGGACCCCAGATTCGTCCAGACGGACATTTGGAGGGTATGGTACAGACACAAGAGGGCCGCTGGCCTCATTTCCTGTTCCTGTCCATCCTCTCAAACATCTACCTATGAGGGGTCAAAGGCCAATGACTCACACGGTGTGGCATATTGACTTCTGGCCAACTGGGTCGCTCAGGGCTGTGGTTAGTGTTAACAGACAAGGCAGAGATGGGGGATGGTGACGAGTGTCCCTTTTAAAGTTTTGGCGCTAATACCTCTTAGTGGTTTGCATTTAACCTTTGggacacttacacacatgccATGTGCCACAGACTGTAATCACACGAGCCAAAGAATTACACTGATTGAAAAGGAGTCTTACTTTCTGCAGTTTTGCAATACTTTGGATAATGGATGACTTGAGGAAGAATAGCCTTCTAGTAAACAACTGCCGGGAGTCTTGTAAGAGGTCCCACATTGCTTAGACACTCTTGCTTAAGACATGCTTCTGTGTCTGCTACTGTGTTAATGTTTAAGACATGTTTAAAGACCAGGCTTGTGTAAACATGGCCTGCTGGCTGGACTGCACTGCGTCTTTGTTACACAATTACACTCGAGTTGGGCGGACTGCACGCCTGATGAATCACAACAGCTTTCATTTGTCTCATTGTTTGGTATGAAAGAAAAGAGCAGCTGAACGATTGCAGTATATATGTCTCACAAGCCTAGACAAACATACCAGACCTTTCaatgcagacacacagtcacacacagggcACTAAACCCACTCACAGGCCACTTATTCAAACCTGGAGTCAGCCATGTCATTTGACCAACACACTGACACCTCTACAAAAGACGTCCACGGATGAAAGGGCCAGTCTTTAGGGAAACCCAAGGAGAGGCTACTGAGACGCCGTCGATTtgaaccctctctgtctctctccagtcCCTCCTGACGTCCTGACCTACCAGTCAACAGTGACCGCGGCCAAACAAAGCAAACTTAATCCTACAGGACCTCAGCCCTGACACGACCCGCGGCGTTCTGCAAAACAAACACGACTCCGCGCCGGTCATCCCACCCGTCTGTTTCTCCTGGCCACCCAAACATTCCCAAAAAACGACAGGAATGTTTATCTTTGTACTATAATGTATTGCGTAGGACGACGGTGTTAGGGATATGTAAAAATCTGGCTATCGTTTTCTAtatattcttctctctctctctttctctctccccctgtcattcactctctccctctctgccttgtTTATTCTATCGTTCCTCTGGAAGGTCCACTTTGAGTGAGTGTTCCTAAGTGCTCCCCAGGTGAGGGCTGTGGGTGAAGGCCACACTTGAGCTCATTCAATATTCACATGGCCTACATTCCTCCACGGGCATGGGCCAATCACCTTTCAGACGGCAGAAATACCTTAACAGTCACTCTGGGACTtggatatcacacacacacacacacacacacacacatgcacacacacacatacacacacacacacacacacacatgcacacacaagcacgcacgcagtAGATTTCAGTTAAAGTCCAACAAATGGTGAAAAATCAATCCCTCCTTCGGCCTCTGTGCTCTGCAGAGCACTGTGAGACTACTCCAATTGTCTTGCTGCtataacaaataataaataaaactaaattcaattgaatttgaattaaatgtgtttgtttgtttgtgtgtgcatgtgtatgtgtgtgtgtgtgtgtgtgcgcgtgtgtgtgagagagagataaaatgagtgtgtgagtagtaTTGTtgttcataaatatttttttgataaTCCAATTGAATttgaagtaagtgtgtgtgtgtgtgtgtgtgtgtgtgtgagagagaaatgagtgtgtgtagtaagTTATTGTTGTTGATAACTCATTTTTTGATAGTCCATGACTGTTCCATCCCTGGCAACAGGGACTGTGGAGTCACATGGTGTCATTAATGTGGCTTTATGGCAGCACTTCACTTCAATAAGCACCCCTGTTCTCTCTGCCACAGCTCAAAAACATCCTCTCCCCCCGGGTACATATACACTAACACCccacccactcccacacacacacatgcacacacaccacccctgtTCTCTCTGCCACAGCTCAAAACATCCTCTCCCCGGTACATATACACTAACACCccacccactcccacacacacacacacatttagcctTCCTGTGGCCTTAAGAGGTCCACTGGTGGCGTAAAGATGGGATTATGAGGACCCCATTCTGCCTCTGTAATTTTTATATACCCAGACGTGACATGATAAAGGGCAATTATTCCACCATGAAACCGGTGTATAAAAGGAGCTCATGCCAGTTTATGAGCATTTCATGATACAGAGGAAAAGGAGTGAACATGTGGAAGTTAACACCCTCCAATTGTGTGTCAGAGTACAGGacacacatgcctgtgtgtgtgtgtgtctgtgtgagatgtCTGGACAGACAGCTACCTGGGCTTAATGAAAGTCCGTTTTCTCCAAATAAGGAGGTTGCTAACCACTGACATCTCTGTCTTACGCTCAAAATAATCACAGCCAATGTAAGATTATGAAAATTAAAagatgtgtcatgtgtgtgtgtgtgtttgtctgaggacacacatgcctgtatgtgagtgtgtgtgtttgtgtttgtctgatgacacacatgcctgtgtgtgtgtgtgtgtgtgtgtgtgtgtgtgtgtgtgtgtgtgtgtgggggtaggtgggtgggtgtatgcaCTGGTGAACGTCCTGTTCAGCTGCCTCTAACATTCCCTGCATAGCTCAGCTGTTCTCAAGGGTCTGGCCAGCAACTACTAGCTCTGAGGGATGCTCAGCCATGGTCCTAATAATTAatcgtgcgtgtgcgtgtgcgtgtgtgtgtgtgggtgtgtgtgtgtgtctgtgtgagatgtCTGGACAGACAGCTACCTGGGCTTAATGAAAGTCCGTTTTCTCCAAATAAGGAGGTTGCTAACCACTGACATCTCTGTCTTACGCTCAAAATAATCACAGCCAATGTAAgattatgaaaattaaaaagatGTGTCATTTATGTTGTAGCCTGGCTATAACAACTTGTGTGAAAGGTTCTTACCAGGAGAGTATTCCAGAAAGTGGGTTTACTGgtttaactgggtatgttaactcAGAATAAGCTGTAAACCTGGGTTTTTAGTTCCAAAATGGTCTGGCTATGCAAgtcactatggtaacataggcccAGAGAGAAATAATACGGCTTGTTAATGCTTATCATGTCAGATTTGTGTCTTCCCGCAACACAGTAATCTTGTCTCATTCAGCTCAGCTGCTAATTTGCTGGCATGGGCTATTCAGGCATGggctattcacacacacacacacacacacacacacatttagcctTCCTGTGGCCTTAAGAGGTCCACTGGTGGCGTAAAGATGGGATTATGAGGACCCCCATTCTGCCTCTGTAATTTTTATATACCCAGACGTGACATGATAAAGGGGCAATTATTCCACCATGAAACCGGTGTATAAAAGGAGCTCATGCCAGTTTATGAGCATTTCATGATACAGAGGAAAAGGAGTGAACATGTGGAAGTTAACACCCTCCAATTGTGTGTCAGAGTACAGGacacacatgcctgtgtgtgtgtgtgtgtgtgtgactgggtaTGTTCTTCTAAATTCATGTCCCTACCTCTCCCTATGATGATATTCTCTCCTATTGTGAAACTggattgttttgttgttttgaaaaTCTGGACATGATTTGCTGTATTTTCccttgggatgaataaagtgtcaatcaatcaatctaccTATCAATCTATCAacctatcaatcaatcaacctaTCAATCAATCTACCTATCAATCAATCTACCTATCAATCAATCTACCaatctatcaatcaatcaatctatctatcaatcaatctACCTATCAATCAATCTACCTATCAATCAATCTACCTATCAATCTACCtatcaatcaatctatctatcaatcaatctacctacagtatctatctatctatctatctagaacatctcatacacaaacacacacacacacacacgcacacgcacacacacagacaaataccataccacacacacactgagattgAGTGGGTGTCCCTGCTGATTCCACCACACATGGTGACAGGGTCATCATGACACTCTTCAGATAacaaactccataaataacttGTCTGGTGTGTCTGACTCTCCCCAATtaacagacccacacacacactggagatgTCTCCCCCCTTCCAGACCCACAATTCACTGGGGATGTCCAAATAGCCACAATCCACTAGGGATGTCTTGATGTCTCTCCCCCCATAGAACCGCACAACACTTATCTTATCAATCCACTTTGATGGGAAGGAGTTGATTACATCAGTCTTAAGCAAATCACTTCATGGCTTGCGGTGGCTTCAAGACACCCGTTAAACATCTTAGTCATCTATCTAACTAAAAGGATATTTTCAGTTTCATATCCTGTAAAGCAATCTAACCTAACAGCaaatatttaattgtttaactgTATATTTAATCCTTTAACTGTAAAGTAAATtaatgttttgaaaaaaaaaatgattgtaCCAACATAATTATTATGAAATACATGCAAGTTCTGTACTGTGTAAACCAGACTGAAAGAAGACTGACTAAATGAGATGGTGAAATGAAATCTAGAGTAATCTGCAGTGACAGACCCTACCTCTTCGTACTTCATTCCCAACTTCCAGCCAACGTCCAACTTTTAAAAAAGGAAGAAATGCTTTCTGATGTCACCGGCTTGAAACAGATGCCTTAGCTAATCCTTAGCTCTGAAGTTGGATACATCAGTCTCTCTCCACAAACGCTGCTGCTTAGAGTGTgccaggcacacacgcacacacacacacacacacacacacgatgctgCCAAAGctccaacacaacacacacgctagcgcacacagatagagagagcagaACAGACCTCTACACATATCCTTCCCTGCCCAGCCTTGCGCTTTCCTGGCCTCTCCCACCATTTCCCCCTtccctttctgtctgtgtgtgtgtgtgtctctgtgtgtgcttccACACACTTACCTCACTGTGCTTGCCTGCCGTCTTGTTTCCGCTCCAAACGCcttttcccccctttctctttaacttctcttcctccatccttctctctctctctctctctctctctctctctctacaataCCTCTCCTCTAACACCCCCCCTCACATTCCTTCCTCACTCTCATTTCTGCCTATGATGTCACAGACTGAGGGGTCTGGCTAATAAAGAGggagtgtgctctctctctgcccccctccctccctatctttccctttctctctctctctctcctcttcgtAAGGTCCATTCACACAAAGACCTCCTCTGTCTGGGCCGGCCCCCTGTGCTGTCCCTCCAGCCTCCTCCAGACCCTGCGCTGTCTGCAGGCAGCTCCTTTTGggctgggaggaggaggaggaggaggacgtgTCCATATGCTGGGAGCCCTTCACACACGCCGTGCTACGCTATGCCactccacaccgcaccacactgcACCAAGCCCAAAGGCAGAGACAACAAGCTGACCTCACGCCCCTCACAAAGGCATGCAGCTGGAAGCCAccaggagagtgagagggggagagagagggggagagagaggaagagggagagagagggggagagagggatagggggagacagagggagagggagtgggagagagaaagagggagaggaagaggggaaaagGAGGATACAGTAAAGGGGGAAcaggagagaggatggagaaggATAAGGGGAAAGTTTGTGCAAAGTTTGGACACATGGACTTCAGTCTGTAtaagtctgcgtgtgtgtgagtgtgtgttggttagcccccccccccatgaccACAGTCAGTATGTCATTTGTAACCAAACCCTACATCTTTGATCTTACTCCCCACTGGCTAACTAGGACTGCTTGTCTGATGATTCAGTTTCACAGCGGTTCATTTCAAATGGAATCCCTCCTCCCTGATCACTCTCTGCTCAACCTTTTTCAATCTGATTTACTTTTATATTTTAATCAGAGAGTGCTCCAAATAGAAACAACTCAACCAGTCCAggggctaagtgtgtgtgtgtttgtttgtttgtgtgtgcactgtgtcacacacacacacaccacacacacgcacactgaatGTCCTTGTGGCACAAATGAGAGACACGTATTTTGGATGGAAAGGACAACCCCACACTGCATACAGATGGGTCAATCTTAATTCAGCCGCTGACAGCAGGCAGCCATTTAGCCATTCTCGGTTTTATTAAGTGCCTCTTCAGCGTCCACAGCGCACTCTACTCAAGGACACCATCGGTGCCTCCTCTTCAGAGAGCGTGCGCCAGCTCACTGCCCTTGTCCAGCGGTTCTTTAACTGGGTTAGTGATTCAGCCACTGGCGGAACATGTGCTTATTGTTCAGTGGCTGTTTCAAGCatgtaaaataaacaaacagctgAGCTGTGTGTCCTCAGAGGAAggcagagagtgtgagagtatgAGTGACGCATCCACAGGTTAGTGGAGCAGCGCGCCAGTGAAAACAACACGCTCTGAAGCTTTCACACTGCAGCTATCAGATGATCTGAGCCACTGGGAgggaatttcatcaagccattCATGAAGCAGAAGGCAACATTATAACACacaactcctcctcctcctactactacgactactactactactactgttactactactactgctgctgctgctattactagactactactactgttactactattactactactactactactactgctgctattactactactactgttactactactactgctgctgctattactactactactgctgctgctactgttattactactactacttactactactgctgctgctattactactgctgctgctattactactactactgctgttgctactactgctactactactactctaCTGTTTCTACTATGACTACTACTCCTGCTCCCACTTCCAAACAGTACTTGCAATGCACAGTAATAACGGTAACAGATGCTACTACtggtattattgtgtgtacattattattattattattattattattattattattattattttgagcTAGCTGCAATTGTATTTGACTGAATTTCCACTCCAATATAACTGGCCACTGTTAAGAGAGGCTTAGGAGTTCTCATAGAGAACAATGCATCCACTGTGCTGTGCGACGTATAAGATGTAGGGAGAGTTCCGTCCATGCGAAGGATGTTGATTTGAGGGTGTGGTGGTATCCTGAGTGAATGGGCTACTCCACTAGACTACTACTActgttactactactactgctgctgctattactactgctgctgctattactactgctgctgctattactagactactactactgttactactactactgctgctgctattactactactactactgttactactactactgctgctgctattaCTAGACTACTACTACTGTTACCACTACTACTGCTGTTGCTATACCACTACTActgttactactactactgttgCTGCTATGACTAATCTACCACTGCTGCTTCCAAACTGTTATTACTGCAATGCATTGCAATAACGGTAACAGATGCTACCACTGGtattactactactgctgctgctattactactactactgctgctgctattactactgctgctgctattactagactactactactgttactactactactgctgctgctattactagactactactactgttactactactactgctgctgctattactactactactgctgctgctgatccATGGAAGGATGTTGATTTGAGGGGTGTGGTGGTATCCTGAGTGAATGGGCTACTCCCTGCAGTCGCCTAGTCCACTCCTGTGCAGCCCTCTCTGGATAGCCTAAGCACAGCTCATCAATAAACCTGAAGAGCTGTCCTTTACTGTGTCAAGAGTGCTCTCCACAGATCACTTTGCCATTGAGTTTAGTAGGGTATGAAAGTGGATCATGTGAATTTGAGGGGGAATGGTAGCTTACAGTAGGCAAACTGCTTTCACAGTCTACTACGTATG
The Alosa alosa isolate M-15738 ecotype Scorff River chromosome 12, AALO_Geno_1.1, whole genome shotgun sequence DNA segment above includes these coding regions:
- the LOC125304232 gene encoding A-kinase anchor protein 2 isoform X4 yields the protein MEDSTLNSEMAEAELHKERLQALAEKRKRQSEIEDKRQQLDDLVLQLQHLRSKAMRERWLLQGTPVGSQDQEDSQRRQVEQDERHAKQLEEAVHRLESEISLLENEESQISAKEQVLRERLRETERSIEDLQKSLQYHDGDAVNYVRSQIPSLPELNSKASATAPGNEQLTRKPALYAMEISVEKDRKTGGTKILSASPVSPEDVQPQRGVKVFDDGHKVIYEVRSGASTTLENGVHAWNATDVDELMQRVGQSHHRGDTGRVMVTPAEPEVPPPGLSELTMHKEVKLDTGKTGKMGTAMDQPQIQDEVTEAPEATSEKPVTMIFMGYHNVMDEDETKKLLGFDGTIKAEIVLIDEDDEKSLREKTVTDISTMDGNAADLVSGRPLSDSTELSSEGKEESVATKDLPATAGSALDAGMPSAGNGTLPGLKSSKPPEDDSELKRERNLKSVSFLDSVSVISGGKDNMELETQSESQNCHTGAGQNGTAHQGQTMDTEVAQEIRYLDEVLEANCCDPAVDMTSNGTSSPEPRSINVDGNGPSVEVSDASPPTNHGVVVERRMQSTFVGEDRDNTKPNGHSVVVTQDDKMLGKQPLTTIKKEARFELRSFQEEKKPSKLFDAPAEKEIRVKKVRPSEEIAELEKERLELIRGQAVKKNPGIAAKWWNPPQERTLEEELDPEKLESHRKYEERKQRKMESSRATQASPNPTAPSPTSSYTPPPEPVSKEDIVTEQVDFSAARKQFLQMEHTKQPAAGPKRGVAPQLYSAKPFSRVSEVAHVERPGGYVTITSQGSHGLDERCDVTTVKTERIFCSPGDSPSQSMAENERKDSVKAWNEESDFTCAHAVMTLVKDEEPEMFQVQRSSNSSYHPEEIDSGLDDLSVRSQDTTVLETLSNDFSMDNVSDSGASNETMSAYLENSLGDYSFPSTPMATTPINGKSEKGTKSPDNHSVSLSYQVDSLTEEELEYHAGVLVQSAIEQAIAQQNDEWEPRQATQQSSPIPERRVEVVEPAPQPREPPVSPVPAPTASPRVPTPVEEKRSAATSPTITVPSAPRVSSMPSSPTPAHTPAPTPAPAPAPAHAAGPTHVGPYKPPSPSPPPSEKQEFSYFSKYSETPAPGPTHVGPYKSPSPSPPPSEKQEFSYFSKYSETPASGPTNVGPYKPPSPSPPPSEKQEFSYFSKYSEAAELRSTASVLKNQDVEVTAGPFKLRSRKQRTLSMIEEEIRAAQEREEELKRQRQTRCVRPQPAASHKQKTNSLPAKLVLPGKTAPGKIEKIRPVPPASPCSSEGPLPSPLSDLGSDDSGGSQRPKNLMQTLMEDFESHKVKRREKVEDNSHDANAVARIRVLEATRVTRRKSNMALKWEAGMYANLEDGEEEEEE